CTGTGATGGTAAATAAACACTGGATGGCATTACATACCTCTTTTGGCGTCTGGTTATCTGAAATTCTTTGTCCTTCAAAAAGAAACCTTAAAGAATTCATTGGGACACCCtatttttggaggggggggggggtgaccaGAATTAGATCGACCTTTTCACAGAACTGTTCTGAGTATTGTGCAATGTGCGTGCTGGTGTACTGTACCTGTCTCTGGCTGTAAGATTCCTTCAGCTTCTTTAAATGCGTCGTCATCTTCACTTTAAAGTGGATTTCACTGTTGTCCTAAACAAAAAAAGTAGGAGGGCAGATTACAGGAGCTAAGTGAGCTGGCACCTGAAACTTTGGGTTTAACCTCAAGTCTTAAGACAGGATatgataaacctttattagtcccacaagtgggaaattgcataagtcataagaaattgtcttaaGAAACTTATTACACGTCACAATGGTCCAAAGGGAGTTAAATCTCATATCTGGACCTGCGCCATCACATCCTCTTACCTGGCCCATCACCTTGAGCTTAATGTACTCTCCATCTTTCTTCTCGACGCCATCACCTGACAGCTTGGTCTCCTGAATGAAACAACATTCTCCCTTTTACCAAAGAGCattaacacacatgcactttgtgACAGCTCTGAATTCTTTTGTCAGGTTAGGTAGTGTACAACAAGATCATTAGAGCATGTAGAAACTTTAGCACTGACAGAAAGTATctaaaaagccttttttttcttctggcatAGTCCAAAATCACAAACGATGTGAGTCAGTGGACTTTAACAGGCATTTACAAAAGACACTACACAAGCTAAGCTTTTCATTATTATATGAAACATATAACTTTATTgctgacaaaaaacaaacaacccAAGCCACTTATAGATATTACCATAATATATTCAAATAGTTCTGATCTAATAAAAGTCCTGAATGCAGTGGCAGTGAAAGGTAAAAAGTTCCGTGACACCAGGCAACCATTCTGCTCACTCTGCTGAAACACGAGGCTGAGGCAGATGAACTAAACCCTCGCCAGCTCGCACATTAGCCGGAAACAACACTCCGCCATGGACACACAGCCAGAGTGCAGTGCCGAGCCGAGCCAGTTAGCTCCTCTGTTAGCTGTCACATGCAAGCAGCGAACCAAGATCGGGAAAACGGGACTGTACTGGAGCACCGACCCCACTCACCGTATCTGACATTGTAGGAAAGTCCACAATGTGAGACCTGGGAAATGAGCTCTTATTTGCAACGGAATGATCTTGACCGATACGTGTTCAACACAGCACCGCAAACCCCTACAACTCGCTGCGCGGTGACGTCACAAGACTAAGGGGCGGGATTTCCGCTGAGAAAAAAAGGCATGAAGTCATTGTAGTTTAAGCTAGTAAACTAATATTCCCGATATTCCCGAACAACGTGGCAGAGCATTTTATGTAGCTGAAGGCGGTAGGTGTCACGGCAACATCCAAAACACCAAGATCCTCGTCAGAATTCTCAGGCTGCCCACATCCCCTgccagaggtttttttttttttttttatcacctgcCAGAGGTTTCAATTTTGTGGCTGATATGTGAATCTCCGTCAGTGTTgccagaaccaaaaaaaaaaaaaatcagaaatttTCATTCAAACgctgctcagaaaatctgcttcaataacacatttcCCAACCGGGTCCTATGAGGAACGTCTGCCAAAGAGTCTTCACTCCAGCCCtaccttaattaggctcagATGTTAATAATAACGAACAGGGCAGATTATGAAGATGTgtgggttggaacaaaaacTTCCTCCAgtaccagggttgggaaacactgtcATAGATTGTGCATTATACTGTATAgcgcaacttttacctacagaacgttTGTTAAAAATCACCTCTGGGCAGAACAGCGCCTCTGTCTAAAAACCGGGGTctttcatttctgtaagtctgatggcgTATTCTTACTCTTTGCGTCGTCTCTGCAACTACGCCATGCAAATCCGCGCGtaaaccactcatcattgtttactttgtgcgtCACCGCGTGTTTGCCCAAGcgactgaagcactgcattatgggatctgtagtttgtgtgttattattagTGTTTCGCCGGGCCAATATAATATATCTGTATTAAATGA
This genomic stretch from Denticeps clupeoides chromosome 5, fDenClu1.1, whole genome shotgun sequence harbors:
- the sumo1 gene encoding small ubiquitin-related modifier 1; the protein is MSDTETKLSGDGVEKKDGEYIKLKVMGQDNSEIHFKVKMTTHLKKLKESYSQRQGVPMNSLRFLFEGQRISDNQTPKELGMEDEDVIEVYQEQTGGLWND